One window of the Chryseobacterium camelliae genome contains the following:
- a CDS encoding serine hydrolase domain-containing protein: MNKIFHLATGFLLVLLNYSYAQTPGADLRNDNIDSIITGEMARTGIAGLGAAVIVDKKVVWKKGYGFADREKHIPFSPSTLMNIASVSKTITGACIMKAVEHGKVSLDEDINMYLPFKIVNPYDPDSKITLRHLATHTSGLTDRYPFYTDSLYTNGRDAELPLGEFLKNYFVPGGKYYSKKNFLNHQPGTYREYSNIGAGLAGYIVELRTGMKLNQYSRKHIFKPLGMAHTGWFLSEVDLKNHSKLYSKDSNTVKQIPLYGCVTYPDGGVRTSVDDLSNFFIFLLQNGSYKGKQLFREKDIKEMLRFQFTGDHIPENINPDTLNSGIFWATKMGGKRIGHNGSDPGVRTFMLSDLNREVAVILFSNTSLSEKEEDVFFNLYDVLYAMGLRIKNAGHSQKNTLNHSVLTGKSVNQSK, encoded by the coding sequence ATGAATAAGATCTTCCACCTGGCTACAGGATTTTTACTGGTATTATTGAATTACAGCTATGCGCAGACCCCTGGAGCAGACCTAAGGAATGACAATATAGACAGCATCATAACAGGAGAAATGGCCCGCACCGGCATAGCAGGACTGGGTGCCGCCGTGATTGTCGATAAAAAAGTGGTCTGGAAGAAAGGTTATGGCTTTGCAGACCGGGAAAAACACATTCCTTTTTCCCCTTCTACGCTGATGAATATTGCTTCGGTGTCCAAAACCATTACGGGAGCCTGCATTATGAAAGCCGTGGAACACGGGAAAGTTTCGCTGGATGAAGATATCAATATGTATCTGCCGTTTAAAATAGTCAATCCTTATGATCCGGATTCCAAAATTACCCTCCGGCACCTGGCTACCCATACCTCGGGGCTGACTGACCGGTACCCTTTTTATACGGACAGCCTGTATACGAATGGCAGGGATGCGGAACTGCCCTTAGGTGAGTTCCTGAAGAACTATTTCGTTCCGGGCGGGAAATACTACAGCAAAAAAAATTTCCTCAATCATCAGCCGGGCACATACCGGGAATATTCCAATATCGGCGCAGGCCTGGCCGGCTATATCGTAGAACTGCGGACAGGAATGAAGCTGAATCAGTACAGCAGGAAGCATATCTTTAAACCGCTGGGCATGGCGCATACCGGATGGTTCCTTTCAGAAGTTGACCTGAAAAACCATTCTAAGCTTTATTCCAAAGACAGCAATACCGTAAAGCAGATTCCCCTGTACGGCTGCGTCACTTATCCGGACGGCGGGGTACGGACTTCCGTGGATGACTTATCTAATTTTTTCATTTTTCTCCTCCAGAACGGTTCTTATAAGGGGAAACAGCTGTTCAGGGAAAAAGATATAAAGGAAATGCTCAGGTTCCAGTTTACAGGAGACCATATCCCTGAAAATATTAATCCGGACACATTAAATTCAGGAATCTTCTGGGCGACGAAAATGGGAGGAAAACGCATCGGCCACAACGGATCTGATCCCGGTGTACGGACTTTCATGCTTTCTGATCTTAACAGGGAAGTTGCAGTCATTTTATTTTCCAATACTTCACTCAGCGAAAAAGAAGAAGACGTTTTTTTCAATCTTTATGATGTCCTGTATGCCATGGGGCTCAGAATAAAAAACGCCGGACATTCCCAAAAAAACACCCTTAATCATTCTGTTTTAACAGGAAAATCAGTGAATCAATCCAAATAA
- the bla gene encoding subclass B1 metallo-beta-lactamase, producing the protein MKSILKTSAIIAFLILQSGCNPQKNQAFKPSVIYHSDDLIITQISENTFEHTSFLQTNDFGKVPCNGLIVRNGAETVIFDTPSNDKDAEELIGWVQEKLHCSINAVIPTHFHNDCLGGLQAFHNHKIPSYAYAKTIELAKKNHYAVPEHSFADSLRFKVGQEYATARFFGEGHTRDNVVGYFPEEHIMFGGCLIKEMDAGKGYLGDSNTSEWSATVEKVKRQYPDVKTVIPGHGDYGDRKLLDYTIALFKNK; encoded by the coding sequence ATGAAATCTATTTTAAAGACATCAGCCATTATTGCATTCCTGATCCTGCAATCCGGCTGCAATCCACAGAAAAACCAGGCTTTTAAACCTTCAGTCATCTACCATTCCGATGATCTGATTATTACCCAGATATCTGAAAACACATTTGAGCATACGTCTTTTTTGCAGACCAATGACTTTGGGAAAGTACCCTGTAACGGGCTGATTGTAAGAAACGGCGCAGAAACCGTTATTTTTGATACCCCGAGCAACGATAAGGATGCTGAAGAACTGATCGGATGGGTCCAGGAGAAGCTTCACTGTTCCATCAATGCTGTTATTCCGACTCATTTCCACAATGACTGCCTTGGAGGCTTGCAGGCATTTCATAACCATAAGATTCCTTCCTATGCCTATGCAAAAACGATTGAGCTGGCTAAGAAAAACCATTATGCAGTTCCGGAACACAGTTTCGCAGATTCACTCAGGTTCAAGGTGGGACAGGAATATGCTACCGCCAGGTTTTTCGGTGAGGGACATACCAGAGACAATGTGGTAGGGTATTTCCCGGAGGAGCATATCATGTTCGGAGGATGCCTGATCAAGGAAATGGATGCCGGCAAAGGATACCTCGGAGATTCCAATACCTCTGAATGGTCGGCTACCGTTGAAAAGGTAAAGAGGCAGTACCCTGACGTAAAAACAGTCATTCCGGGCCATGGGGATTACGGAGACCGGAAGCTGCTTGACTACACAATTGCCCTGTTTAAAAATAAATAA
- a CDS encoding zinc-dependent alcohol dehydrogenase family protein, whose product MRTIKVENGYGLDRITITENPVPEVGEHEVLVKVHAVSLNQLDIIVAEGIFGTPLPHVLGSDAAGVVVQVGSSVKHFAVGDRVCTHFIQDWQDGQLKAEYLKSRLGTGVNGVFAEYISLSGQALVKIPDSMSFTEASTLPIAALVAWEAVVNTIQIRPGQGLLIQGTGGASVFALQIGKMIGAKVIITSGSDEKLAIARKLGADITVNYRKYPEWQQQVLELTDGDGVDAAIEMSWSELHKTAEAMKLNGRIAVVGLLGGQFTEISAFPVIQKCLAIQGVQVGSKKSFEDMIRAFGLNNVHPYIDRIFSVEDITEAMEYFRNGKHIGKVVLTF is encoded by the coding sequence ATGAGAACAATTAAAGTAGAAAATGGATATGGATTAGACCGGATAACCATTACGGAAAATCCAGTTCCCGAAGTAGGGGAGCATGAGGTACTGGTAAAGGTGCATGCTGTTTCCCTGAACCAGCTCGATATTATTGTTGCGGAAGGCATATTCGGCACTCCGTTGCCGCATGTCCTGGGTTCTGATGCCGCTGGCGTGGTAGTACAGGTGGGCAGTTCCGTAAAACATTTTGCTGTAGGTGACCGGGTCTGTACCCATTTTATTCAGGACTGGCAGGATGGTCAGCTTAAAGCTGAATACCTTAAAAGCAGGCTGGGAACCGGCGTAAACGGTGTATTTGCTGAATACATTTCCCTCAGCGGGCAGGCTTTGGTTAAAATTCCAGACAGCATGAGTTTTACAGAAGCATCAACGCTGCCCATTGCTGCACTAGTGGCCTGGGAAGCCGTTGTGAACACCATACAGATCAGGCCGGGACAGGGCTTGCTGATCCAGGGAACAGGAGGAGCTTCCGTCTTTGCACTGCAGATCGGGAAAATGATAGGCGCTAAAGTAATCATCACCTCAGGATCTGATGAAAAACTGGCCATTGCACGGAAACTCGGTGCAGATATCACAGTCAATTACCGGAAGTATCCGGAATGGCAACAGCAGGTCCTTGAACTTACAGATGGGGATGGTGTGGATGCAGCCATAGAAATGTCCTGGTCAGAATTGCACAAAACTGCAGAAGCCATGAAGCTGAACGGAAGAATTGCCGTAGTAGGGTTGCTGGGAGGTCAGTTCACAGAAATCTCTGCGTTTCCGGTCATCCAGAAATGCCTGGCTATACAGGGTGTACAGGTGGGTTCGAAAAAATCTTTTGAAGACATGATCCGGGCTTTCGGTCTCAATAATGTGCATCCCTATATTGACCGGATTTTTTCTGTGGAAGATATTACTGAAGCGATGGAATACTTCAGGAACGGTAAGCATATCGGTAAAGTGGTGCTTACTTTTTAA
- a CDS encoding carboxypeptidase-like regulatory domain-containing protein, with the protein MKNTFLTLMIAAGTISPVAVAAQYKEPEKKDKQEIFYPQVSFDSLQAKKMLARGSATIKGVAFTKAKDKNWGIKMGKRILANQIRVVLLPVTPYFNAWYQLRKEKENTRKRRYVYLSNEAYRYRLEAITNSSGEFTFPEMKPGTYFLQGFLPYTQNGYYHEYTGAAYNGYNRTNYYELKQYSVNHEDRIEAFVEVKENGEIVNVKLH; encoded by the coding sequence ATGAAAAACACATTTTTAACTCTGATGATCGCTGCCGGAACGATATCACCGGTGGCTGTTGCTGCCCAATACAAGGAGCCGGAGAAAAAAGACAAACAGGAAATTTTCTATCCGCAGGTTTCATTCGATTCCCTTCAGGCTAAGAAGATGCTTGCAAGAGGAAGTGCAACCATTAAGGGAGTGGCGTTTACCAAGGCAAAAGATAAAAACTGGGGAATAAAAATGGGCAAACGGATCTTAGCCAACCAGATCAGGGTGGTTCTTCTGCCGGTAACCCCTTATTTCAATGCGTGGTACCAGCTCAGGAAAGAAAAAGAAAATACAAGAAAAAGACGTTACGTATACCTTTCCAATGAAGCCTACCGGTACAGGCTGGAAGCGATTACCAACAGCAGCGGTGAATTTACTTTCCCTGAAATGAAGCCTGGAACATATTTCCTCCAGGGGTTCCTGCCGTACACACAAAATGGTTATTACCATGAATATACCGGAGCTGCGTACAACGGCTATAACCGCACCAATTATTATGAGCTGAAGCAGTACAGCGTAAATCATGAAGACCGGATCGAGGCCTTTGTTGAGGTTAAGGAAAACGGTGAAATCGTAAACGTGAAGCTTCACTAA
- a CDS encoding bifunctional helix-turn-helix transcriptional regulator/GNAT family N-acetyltransferase, with protein sequence MEFFNKTGKMALGSRLRLLTAKVTEDSSKIYELYQVAFSPKWFPVFFILSEEGSKTITEIAELIGHSQPSVTQIIKEMTKAGLVENNLLSTDKRRNVAGLTDEGKEIAQRMIEGQCADIEAAISQIEQETTHNLWEAIAEWEHLLEHKPLYKRVQEQKKIRESRDVEIIPYSKQYQNAFRSLNEEWISTYFEMEEADYKALDHPEEYILDKGGKIFVALYQDDPVGVCALIKMDDPEYDFEMAKMAVSPKAQGKNIGYLLGKKVIDEARASGASKIYLESNTILKPAISLYYKLGFQKISGRPTPYQRCNIQMELKLKD encoded by the coding sequence ATGGAATTTTTTAATAAAACGGGTAAAATGGCCCTGGGAAGCAGGTTACGCTTACTGACGGCAAAGGTTACGGAAGATTCTTCCAAGATTTATGAGCTTTATCAAGTTGCATTTTCTCCTAAATGGTTTCCCGTATTTTTCATTCTCTCTGAAGAAGGGTCGAAAACCATTACGGAAATAGCAGAATTAATCGGGCACTCACAGCCTTCCGTAACCCAGATCATTAAAGAAATGACCAAAGCAGGACTGGTTGAAAACAACCTTCTTTCTACAGACAAACGACGGAATGTTGCCGGACTTACTGATGAGGGAAAAGAAATTGCCCAACGGATGATCGAAGGACAATGTGCAGATATAGAAGCAGCGATCAGTCAAATTGAACAGGAAACAACCCACAATCTTTGGGAAGCCATTGCAGAATGGGAACACCTGCTGGAACATAAACCGTTGTACAAAAGAGTGCAGGAACAGAAAAAGATCCGCGAAAGCAGGGATGTTGAGATCATACCGTACTCCAAACAGTACCAGAATGCATTCAGATCGCTGAACGAAGAATGGATATCTACTTATTTTGAAATGGAAGAGGCAGATTATAAGGCTCTGGATCACCCGGAAGAGTATATTCTGGACAAGGGAGGGAAAATATTTGTCGCTCTTTATCAGGATGATCCGGTAGGTGTCTGTGCCCTGATTAAGATGGATGATCCTGAATATGATTTTGAAATGGCTAAAATGGCCGTTTCACCCAAAGCCCAGGGCAAAAACATAGGTTATCTTCTTGGGAAAAAAGTCATAGACGAGGCTAGGGCATCGGGAGCCTCAAAGATCTACCTGGAAAGCAATACCATCCTGAAGCCCGCTATCAGCTTATACTATAAACTGGGATTCCAGAAGATTTCCGGGAGACCGACGCCTTATCAGCGCTGTAATATTCAGATGGAGCTGAAGCTGAAGGATTAA
- a CDS encoding response regulator, with protein MDKLRTVIVDDHPIVIEGLRNLLSHEDNIDIVEGFCKGRELLSYMRTHRTDMVLLDISLPDINGMDLCLMIKEISESTLILILSNHTERSIILQTIQNGASGYLLKNSSLPELRKCIDEAVKGNICYSREVIEIISRPSKNASEGPPKLTRREKQILAMLAEGKTSQIIGEELFLSPLTIDTHRRNLIQKFGVKNVAELMMAASRLGIVG; from the coding sequence ATGGATAAATTACGCACTGTGATCGTTGATGATCATCCTATCGTGATTGAAGGCCTCAGAAACCTCCTTTCCCATGAAGACAATATTGACATTGTAGAAGGGTTCTGCAAAGGCCGTGAACTGCTCAGCTATATGCGGACCCACCGCACCGACATGGTTTTGCTGGATATTTCCCTTCCGGATATTAACGGGATGGATCTTTGCCTGATGATCAAGGAAATATCCGAAAGTACCCTTATCCTCATCCTCAGCAACCACACAGAGCGGAGCATTATTTTACAGACCATACAGAACGGTGCCAGCGGCTACCTTCTGAAGAACAGTTCCCTTCCGGAGCTCAGGAAATGCATTGATGAAGCGGTAAAAGGAAATATATGCTACAGCAGGGAAGTGATTGAAATTATCAGCCGTCCATCAAAAAATGCTTCTGAAGGCCCTCCGAAACTCACCCGCCGTGAAAAACAGATCCTGGCGATGCTTGCAGAAGGAAAAACAAGCCAGATCATTGGTGAAGAGCTTTTCCTCAGTCCGCTCACCATCGATACCCACCGCAGGAACCTGATCCAGAAATTCGGGGTAAAAAATGTTGCTGAGCTGATGATGGCCGCAAGCCGGCTGGGAATCGTAGGATGA
- a CDS encoding VOC family protein, which yields MKAIYVKRIVANIPTPDTVAAELFYGKILGLEVLMDHGWITTYGNDEKMDIQVSFATEGGSGTEVPDLSVEVNDVDAVYHRMKESGFSVEYGPADEPWNVRRFYVRDPFGKLINILQHQNG from the coding sequence ATGAAAGCCATATACGTAAAAAGAATCGTTGCCAATATACCTACACCCGATACGGTTGCCGCTGAACTTTTTTATGGTAAAATCCTCGGGCTGGAAGTCTTGATGGACCACGGCTGGATTACCACTTACGGCAATGATGAAAAGATGGACATACAGGTGAGCTTTGCTACAGAAGGGGGCTCCGGAACGGAAGTTCCCGATTTGTCTGTGGAAGTCAATGACGTGGATGCGGTTTATCATCGTATGAAAGAATCCGGATTTTCCGTGGAGTACGGACCTGCGGATGAACCCTGGAATGTGCGGCGGTTCTATGTGAGGGATCCGTTCGGGAAACTCATCAATATCCTCCAGCATCAGAATGGCTGA
- a CDS encoding PAS domain-containing sensor histidine kinase — MYRPTRLENTDLLNILCLHAEHPVAVYTGEEIRIELANPAMLAAWGKSGSVVGLTLSEALPEISNQPFVGMLQEVWNTGVDNIGKAIAAELIVDGKLQLYYFDYSYIAVKDAQGTVYAIYHTAKDVTREVLDQKELQVAREREELLEREQAMNEELAAANEELHATNEELYITQESLNALNQELETRVAMRTEALSHSESRLRYLLSDAPVAIAVFQGRELIIESANKEVLKAWGKSEDIIGLPLHIAVPELIGQEFLQILDNVYASGEAYYGNEMKALLEQQGKIEEVYFNFVYKSLRDDSEKVNGIMITASIVTEQVLSRNKIQLLNEELLAINEELNKSQELLLASNLDLKASENRLTDILSNLHAPVVVLTGSEHIVSTVNQALLKFWNRTKEEVLNRPMLEVFPELKNQVFPSLWKEVLEKGSMLQKREQKVIFKNKVTGEDRVVYVDYFYQPMTDLSGSIIAVLATVLDVTEKVRSRKIVEEAEAKLRLAIESSELGTWFIDAESNVLTASERLKEIFGFYSDEEMPLEAALEQITPEFRETVTRELHEALTTGGNIDMEYSIKGYRDGDIRWVRSTGKLYHGDIFTKANFSGTVQDITRKKLEEQRKDDFLSIASHELKTPITTLKGSLQLLNRYRDNMQHPMVIKLIDHANTSVTKITGLIDDLLNTTRTKEGQLHLNYKSFNLYEMLETCCSHIRMREKYRLILQGSKDIFIEADEARIEQVVVNFVNNAVKYAPDQREIHISVEKTEGKVQVSVKDFGPGIPADKIPYIFDRYYRADYSGVQYSGLGLGLYISAEIIKKHRGEIGVNSELGAGSTFWFTLPVQKV; from the coding sequence ATGTATCGTCCTACCAGACTGGAAAACACAGACCTATTAAACATTCTCTGCCTGCATGCCGAACATCCGGTGGCCGTCTACACGGGTGAGGAAATACGTATCGAACTGGCTAATCCCGCCATGTTGGCTGCCTGGGGTAAATCCGGATCTGTAGTCGGGCTCACCCTGTCCGAAGCATTGCCTGAAATTTCCAATCAGCCCTTCGTAGGCATGCTGCAGGAAGTATGGAATACCGGAGTGGATAATATCGGAAAAGCCATTGCAGCAGAATTGATCGTGGATGGGAAGCTTCAGCTGTATTATTTTGACTATTCCTATATTGCCGTTAAAGATGCACAGGGAACTGTATATGCTATTTACCATACGGCAAAAGATGTTACCCGGGAAGTCCTGGATCAGAAAGAACTTCAGGTGGCCAGGGAACGTGAGGAGCTTCTGGAAAGGGAACAGGCCATGAATGAGGAGCTTGCGGCAGCCAATGAAGAACTTCACGCTACCAATGAGGAACTCTATATCACCCAGGAAAGCCTCAATGCTTTAAATCAGGAACTGGAAACCCGTGTCGCCATGCGGACTGAAGCACTTTCACACTCAGAAAGCCGCCTGCGTTATCTCTTGTCCGATGCACCAGTTGCCATTGCTGTTTTTCAGGGCAGGGAACTGATTATAGAATCAGCGAATAAGGAAGTGCTTAAAGCCTGGGGCAAGTCGGAAGATATCATAGGTTTGCCTCTGCATATAGCCGTCCCGGAACTTATTGGGCAGGAATTCCTTCAGATTCTCGATAATGTATATGCTTCCGGAGAAGCCTATTATGGCAATGAGATGAAGGCCCTCCTGGAACAGCAGGGGAAGATTGAAGAAGTCTATTTTAACTTCGTTTATAAGTCTTTAAGGGATGATTCGGAAAAGGTTAACGGGATCATGATTACGGCAAGTATTGTTACGGAGCAGGTATTATCAAGAAATAAAATACAGCTGCTGAATGAAGAGCTCCTTGCCATCAACGAAGAGCTGAACAAATCACAGGAACTCCTGCTGGCATCCAACCTGGATTTAAAAGCCAGCGAAAACCGGCTTACCGATATCCTGAGCAACCTCCATGCACCGGTAGTAGTCTTAACAGGTTCTGAACATATCGTTTCTACCGTCAATCAGGCATTGCTCAAATTTTGGAACCGTACCAAAGAGGAAGTGCTGAACAGGCCTATGCTGGAAGTATTCCCGGAACTTAAAAACCAGGTGTTCCCTTCACTCTGGAAAGAAGTCCTTGAAAAAGGATCCATGCTTCAGAAACGTGAGCAGAAAGTCATATTTAAAAACAAGGTAACCGGGGAGGACAGGGTAGTGTATGTGGATTATTTCTATCAGCCCATGACGGATCTCAGTGGGAGCATCATTGCCGTGCTCGCTACCGTACTGGATGTCACTGAAAAAGTACGGTCAAGGAAAATTGTTGAAGAGGCAGAGGCCAAGCTTCGGCTGGCCATAGAATCGTCCGAACTGGGCACCTGGTTTATTGACGCAGAAAGCAATGTCCTTACGGCTTCAGAAAGGCTGAAAGAGATATTCGGATTTTATTCTGATGAAGAGATGCCTCTTGAAGCTGCCCTTGAACAAATCACCCCGGAATTCAGGGAGACTGTTACCCGTGAACTGCATGAAGCTTTAACAACCGGCGGCAATATAGACATGGAGTACTCAATTAAAGGATACCGGGACGGGGACATCCGTTGGGTACGCTCAACCGGCAAGCTCTATCATGGCGATATTTTTACCAAAGCCAATTTTTCAGGTACCGTACAGGACATTACCCGGAAAAAGCTGGAAGAGCAGCGCAAAGATGACTTTTTGAGCATTGCCAGCCATGAACTCAAAACACCGATTACCACCCTTAAAGGCTCATTACAGCTTTTAAACCGTTACCGTGATAATATGCAGCATCCGATGGTCATCAAGCTGATTGATCATGCAAACACCAGCGTCACGAAAATTACCGGGCTTATTGATGACCTGCTTAATACCACCCGCACCAAAGAAGGCCAGCTGCATCTCAATTATAAATCCTTCAACCTCTATGAAATGCTCGAAACCTGCTGTAGTCATATCCGCATGAGGGAAAAGTACCGTTTGATTTTGCAGGGCAGCAAAGACATATTCATTGAAGCCGATGAAGCCCGTATTGAACAGGTAGTGGTGAACTTTGTGAACAACGCCGTTAAATATGCTCCCGACCAGCGTGAAATCCATATATCCGTAGAAAAAACAGAGGGTAAGGTACAAGTATCCGTAAAAGATTTCGGGCCTGGGATTCCTGCCGATAAGATTCCGTATATTTTTGACCGGTATTACCGGGCGGATTATTCAGGCGTACAGTATTCCGGACTTGGACTCGGGCTGTATATCAGTGCCGAAATCATTAAGAAGCACCGCGGGGAGATAGGGGTCAATAGTGAGCTGGGAGCAGGAAGTACATTTTGGTTTACCTTACCGGTACAGAAAGTATAA
- a CDS encoding winged helix-turn-helix transcriptional regulator: MKTKFADEPVCSVDYAFKRIGGKYKGRIIYYLHLKNVMRYGELRRILTDVTPKMLTQTLRELENDLLVTRKVYHEVPPKVEYALTDTGRELIPFIEHLKQWGDRQIEKEKMNGISCQ, encoded by the coding sequence ATGAAAACAAAATTTGCTGATGAGCCGGTGTGCTCCGTAGACTATGCGTTTAAAAGAATAGGAGGAAAGTACAAGGGAAGGATCATCTATTACCTTCATCTTAAAAACGTGATGCGCTATGGTGAACTGCGCAGGATCCTCACCGATGTCACCCCGAAGATGCTGACCCAAACATTGCGCGAACTGGAAAATGACCTGCTGGTCACCCGTAAAGTCTACCATGAGGTCCCGCCTAAAGTAGAATATGCGCTAACCGATACTGGCCGAGAACTGATTCCATTCATTGAGCACCTTAAACAATGGGGCGACCGGCAGATCGAAAAGGAAAAAATGAATGGAATTTCATGTCAATAG
- a CDS encoding tetratricopeptide repeat-containing sensor histidine kinase, giving the protein MRNYYWVLMLLWLPLGLTAQQQIPLDETRYLDSLQTVLWSDRPDSIKADARFALVEYWKLRDTAKSRINLVAGKKLAQKYPYYRAVIPFYEGQYYFSSDPGKASAVFKKAIQELSVFHDRRAYAKLASAWYNYALMNKDKKGYDFIAGITIGKAIPYAEKAGNPVMKGHFYTQLATILMNNAQFSKASDYNQKAVELLEKTAPASSTLLFAYLSGVSIYCYTAQGEKALTLLQKARKLLLPYPDSMNNTLYYYNETLYYTTINALEKALKSADMGIALADRFHQHQMRQQLVFRKYNIYSQQKDFRNARNILMDIVKDQTLMRNSLDKAMIYGELAKTNEQLKDYQSAYRWLNLQRNITDSINSGESKLKINELETKYRSAQSRQKIAALQAQNRQAALNTKNERLYTGILGIGCLLLFAVLGFAILNARNKRKLAEQKEINYQQQLGEMEQKQQLKVAKAMLDGEELERERIARDLHDGLGGMLAGVRINLSSWAEDQSDVWEDQSFRRTVGQLDEAVSELRRIARNMVPDTLLKFGLETALKDLCEFYMRDGLEISCESFGIRKDIPLTVQLNVYRIIQELISNSIRHSGAAHILMQCSQNGSSIFITFEDDGSGFDQEAVRNKKGMGLDNLNNRIAYLKGDMEILSAPGEGTTINIELSTTTDG; this is encoded by the coding sequence ATGAGAAATTATTATTGGGTTCTGATGTTACTTTGGCTTCCTTTAGGGTTAACGGCTCAGCAGCAGATTCCGCTGGATGAAACCAGGTATCTGGATAGCCTTCAGACAGTCTTGTGGTCAGACAGGCCGGACAGTATCAAGGCTGATGCCCGTTTTGCATTGGTAGAGTACTGGAAACTGAGGGATACGGCTAAAAGCAGGATCAATCTGGTAGCAGGTAAAAAGCTGGCACAGAAATATCCCTATTACCGTGCGGTCATTCCTTTTTATGAAGGGCAGTACTACTTCAGCTCAGATCCCGGAAAAGCTTCTGCGGTATTTAAAAAAGCCATACAGGAATTGTCCGTCTTCCATGACAGGAGAGCTTATGCAAAGCTGGCTTCTGCATGGTACAATTATGCCTTGATGAATAAAGATAAAAAAGGGTACGATTTCATTGCCGGAATTACCATCGGAAAAGCAATCCCTTATGCTGAAAAGGCTGGTAATCCCGTAATGAAAGGACATTTTTACACTCAGCTGGCTACGATATTGATGAATAATGCACAATTCAGCAAAGCATCGGATTATAATCAGAAAGCCGTTGAGCTGCTGGAAAAAACAGCACCGGCATCAAGCACCCTGCTCTTCGCCTATCTGAGCGGTGTAAGCATATACTGTTACACCGCACAGGGTGAGAAAGCCCTTACATTGCTGCAGAAAGCAAGAAAACTGCTTCTTCCGTATCCGGATTCAATGAACAATACCCTTTATTATTACAATGAAACCCTATACTATACCACAATCAATGCCCTGGAAAAAGCTTTGAAAAGTGCGGACATGGGTATTGCTCTTGCAGATAGATTTCATCAGCATCAGATGCGTCAGCAGCTGGTATTCAGGAAATATAACATCTACAGCCAGCAGAAGGATTTTAGAAATGCACGGAACATCCTGATGGATATCGTAAAGGACCAGACTTTGATGCGCAACAGCCTAGATAAGGCAATGATTTATGGCGAGCTGGCCAAAACCAACGAGCAGCTTAAAGATTATCAGTCGGCTTACCGCTGGCTGAACCTGCAACGGAATATTACGGACAGCATCAACAGCGGCGAAAGCAAGCTGAAAATCAATGAGCTGGAAACCAAATACCGTTCAGCCCAGAGCCGCCAGAAAATTGCCGCATTGCAGGCCCAGAACCGTCAGGCGGCTTTAAATACCAAAAATGAACGGCTGTACACCGGTATCTTAGGCATTGGCTGCCTCCTGCTTTTTGCGGTATTAGGGTTTGCCATCCTTAATGCCCGTAATAAACGTAAGCTGGCTGAACAGAAAGAAATCAATTACCAGCAGCAGCTGGGTGAAATGGAACAGAAGCAACAGCTGAAAGTAGCCAAAGCCATGCTGGATGGAGAAGAACTGGAACGTGAGCGTATCGCCAGGGATCTTCATGACGGCCTTGGGGGAATGTTAGCGGGAGTCAGGATCAATCTTTCCTCATGGGCGGAAGACCAGTCTGATGTCTGGGAAGATCAAAGCTTCCGGAGGACCGTTGGCCAGCTTGACGAGGCCGTCAGCGAACTGCGTCGTATTGCCCGGAACATGGTCCCGGATACCCTTCTGAAATTCGGGCTGGAAACGGCACTGAAAGACCTTTGTGAGTTTTATATGCGGGACGGACTGGAGATTTCCTGCGAATCATTCGGGATCCGGAAAGATATTCCCCTTACGGTACAGCTGAATGTTTACCGAATCATCCAGGAGCTGATTTCCAATTCCATCCGGCATTCCGGAGCTGCCCATATCCTGATGCAGTGCAGCCAGAACGGGTCTTCCATTTTTATCACCTTTGAGGATGACGGGTCCGGCTTTGATCAGGAAGCGGTCAGGAACAAAAAAGGAATGGGGCTGGATAACCTGAACAACCGGATCGCCTATCTGAAAGGCGATATGGAAATCCTCTCGGCACCGGGCGAAGGAACTACCATTAATATTGAACTTAGTACTACGACAGATGGATAA